The Geminocystis sp. NIES-3708 genomic sequence CGATTACTTTTTCCAGTTTAAATCCTGTTTTATTAGCTATTTTCTCATATTCTTTTATACCTATAAATTTTACTTGATTGGTAGCTTTTGAACCGTAAGTATCAGTAATTAAACGACTCAAAATTTGAGCTTCAAACCATGTCCAAAAGTTACTAATTGTAGGATTAATAATAAAATCAACTACAATTAATTTTCCAGAAGATTTAAGATTTTTTCTTACTTGTTGAAAGAATATTTCTCGACTAGGAAATGCAAAAATACATTCTAAGGCGACTGCATAGTCAAATAATTCCCTAAAATGAGGCAAATCACAAGCATTACCATTAATAAATTGAATTTGATTATTATTTTGTGGTTTAATTATTTCTGTTGCTCTTTCTATCTGTGCATTATCAATATTTACGCCAAATAACTTTAAATTACTAAAAGTATCATTAAGTAAATTAATAGTACCACCAAACCCACAACCTGCATCAAGAATGGTTACTCCATCACTAATTTGAGCTTTTTCAATGACTAATTTAGAAAGATTATTTGCCGCCATCGCAAAATCCGTTAAAGTGCCAGTAGCAGTGGCAGGATTTTCCCAATAACCCCAGTGTATATGTTTTCCGAAGGCTTGTTCTAATTCTTTATCTTCCGCAAATTTGTCGATTAATGTATCAAAATAACCCATGACTGTAATTGATAATTGATAATTGATAATTGTCTATTGTTCATTGCTCATTGTCAATTAATATTCCAACCTAAGCGAGTTGGTTGTTGATAAATTTTTTTCAAGGTATTTATATCTTGAGGCGAAATAGCAGGAATTTCTTTTGTATGAGAAAAATACATTACATCAGTATTCTTTAAACTATGCCCCCAAATACCTAGTGCATGTCCTAATTCATGGGTAATATTACTAGTTAAATATTCAAAAGTTTGATGAGGATTAACTTCAATAGTCATTCTATGGCGTAATTGACTAGGTTGAGTTTCTGTTAAATAAAATTTAACTGTCGTAGTCGCTGCTTTTGCCCTAGGAAGATTATATAATCCCGTTTCAGGGTTAATTTTGGCTTTAAATTCTGGATAACGACGATAAATGAGAATATCAGCTTCTTCTAAGGTATTTACTTCTATTAAAGGCAAATAAGGATTCCATGAAGCGATCGCCATTTTAGCGGCTTTTTCCCATTGTTGAAAATCTTTTAAACCAGCAGGAGATAAATTAGTATCAGGAGATTGTAGATAAATTTTAACAGGAAAAATTGACCAAATCAAATAACCTGCTAAATGAGTTTCAATTTCATTAAAATAATCTTCTTGAATGTCAGAAGTCCAATTTTGTAAAGAAACAGGTAAAGGATGAACTTGTAACGGTGGTAAATTATTATTTTCAGCCCTAACAAAATGACTAAAATTCACCACCAATAAAGTTACTAAAAATATTAACAAGATAGGATTTAAACCAATTTTTACTAACTTTTTAATCAGTTTTCCAACCTCCAAATTTAATTCCTAATTCCTAATTCCTAATTATTTAACCAACCAGCACTTAAAACAACGGTTAAACTAATAAAAGTTAAACTTAAAATCCATGTAATTCTATTAAGAGTTGCTTCTGCACTTTTTGTACTAGAAAAAAGTTGTGCTTGTCCTCCAATGCCTCCTAATCCATCACCTTTAGGAGAATGTAACAATACTAGAATTATTAACAATGTACAGGAAACAGCCCAAATAATTTGTACTAACTGATAAACATTCATAACTAATTAAATTTAATATTTTCAATAGTCTATTATACTTAGATCTGGGATGACTATTATAGTTTAGATCTTGGGTGAATATCATTCACCCCTACTCATCTTAAACTGGGATACTAACAGGAGTGCGATTTTGCTTTACTTGATACTCTGATTTTTGGATTAAAGATTCTCCTGTCATTTCTTTCGGTTTAGGCAACTGTAATATTTCGAGGATTGTAGGTGCAATATCTGCTAATTTACCATTTTCTCGTAATTGCACATTACCACCATGACCAATTATTTTACGTCCTTCACCTTCAACTAAAATAAAAGGTACTTGATTCGTAGTGTGTGCAGTCCAAGGATTTCCGTCTTCATCTTTCATATATTCTGCATTACCATGATCTGCGGTTATAATAGCTGTACCACCTACTTGATTAATCGCTGATAACAGTTTACCTACACAAGTATCAACTGTTTCAATTGCTTGTTGAGCCTTGTCTAATTTGCCTGTATGACCTACCATATCAGGATTTGCATAGTTTATCACAATAAAAGAATAAATTCTTTTCGCAATAGCTTTAGATCCTACCATGGTTAATTCTTCTGCTGACATTGCTGGTGCTTTATCATAGGTTGAAACCATTGGACTTTGCACTAATTCCCTGTCTTCACCTTCTAAAGGTTGCTCTAAACCACCGTTAAAAAAGTAGGTAACATGGGGATATTTTTCCGTTTCTGAAGTCCTAAATTGTTTTAAACCTGCATTAGCAATAACTTCTCCGAGAATATTAGTTAACTGTTGAGGCTCAAAAGCGACTTTTACAGGTAAGCTAGGATCATATTGAGTAAAAGTGACAAAACTGAGATTATCGATTTTTTCTCTTTCAAAACCATTAAAATCATCCATGGTAAAAGCATAGCAAATTTGTCTAGCTCTATCAGGACGAAAATTATAAAAAATTACTCCATCTCCGGAATTTACAGCTCCTTTTGCGATGCGAGTTGGTTCAATAAATTCATCATTGATATTTTGTTCATAAGAATCTTCTATGACTTGCAAGGCACTTCTACCATCTCCTTGATCTTCATTGGTGTATAAATCATAAGCTTTTTTTATTCTATCCCAACGACGATCACGATCCATTGCATAGTAACGACCACAGACAGTAACTATTTTACCTATACCAATTTTTTTGATATGTTCTTCAATGGCTTTGACATAATTAACACCAACTTGAGTATTAGTATCTCTACCATCAGTAATAACATGAACACAAACATCAGAAATACCTTGTAATTTTGCTAAATCAAGTAAACCTAGTAAATGATCTACGTGAGAATGAACACCACCATCAGAACATAAACCCATCAGATGTAATTTACCCTTCGATTGGAGTACACTATGACAAACTTCTTCTAATACTGGATTTTTAAAAATCGATCCGTCTTCCACAGCGTCAGAGATTCTAACTAATTCTTGAGGAACTACTCGTCCTGCACCTAAATTCAAATGTCCTACTTCAGAATTGCCCATTTGTCCATTGGGTAATCCCACTGCTTTGCCAGATGCGTTAATTAAAGTATTAGGATAAACTTCCAATAAACTGTCCATTACGGGAGTTTTTGCTAAAGCGATGGCATTATCTCGTGTATCTTCTCGATAACCCCAACCATCCAGAATTACTAACACTACGGGGGAGACTTCTTTTTGATACATAATTTTTGACTGCTAATAATTTAGAGCTTATTAATTAGTATTCTACCTATATTTAACTCAAATCTTGCACTGAGATTCAAAATAACGTAGAAAATCCGTAGGGGTGAATAGCATTCACCCAAATAATGACGATTTTTAAAGTTAATTAGTCAAATCCCATAATCCGAGCTACTTCTTGTAAATCAGGCTCAATGCCAGATCTAATGCCTAGTTCGCTAGTTTTCATTGCATTGTCAGGATCTTTTAAACCATTCCCTGTCAATACGCAAACAACAGTGCCATTATCGGGTATTTGATCTTTTAATTTCAAAACTCCTGCCACAGATGCTGCACTCGCTGGTTCACAAAAAACACCCTCATCTCTGCCTAAAATACGATAAGCTTCTAAAATTTCACTGTCAGTAACGGCGTTAAATTCACCTTTAGATGCCTCTTTCACTCCCAAAGCTTTTTCCCAATTTGCGGGATTACCAATTCTAATGGCAGTGGCTACGGTTTCAGGTTTTAAAACTTGATGCCCTTCTACAAAAGGAGCAGAGCCAGAGGCTTGAAATCCCATCATCCGAGGTAAAATATCACATCTATTTTCACTATGGTATTGACAAAAACCCATCCAATAAGCCGTAATATTTCCTGCATTTCCCACGGGAATAGCTAACCAATCAGGTGCATATCCCAAAGTGTCCACCACTTCAAACGCTGCGGTTTTTTGCCCTTCCAAGCGATAAGGGTTTACGGAATTGACTAAAGTTACAGGGTAATTATCAGCTATTTGACGCACAATAGTTAAAGCATGGTCAAAATTACCTTTTATTGCTAAAACTTCAGCACCATAAATTAATGCTTGGGCTAATTTTCCTAAAGCTACGTAACCATCAGGGATGATCACAAATGCTTTCATTCCTGCTCTTGTGGCGTAGGCGGCGGCAGCAGCAGATGTGTTTCCCGTACTTGCACAAATTACGGCTTTTGCTCCTGCTTCTTTAGCTTTTGATATTGCCATAGTCATGCCTCGATCTTTAAATGATCCGGTGGGATTTAATCCATCATACTTGACAAATACTTTGACGTTACGACCGATCATGTTTGAGATCACAGGGACAGGAATTAAAGGAGTATTTCCTTCTCTCAAGGTGATAATAGGTGTTTCTGGAGTTACTGGCAAGTAAGATTTGTATTCTTCAATTAAGCCTTTCCAGCCTGTTCTTAGATGATGATTTGTATGGGGTTGATGAATTTTCGTCGCTACCACGGGCGTTAAATCTAAATGGACAATACCCTCAATTATGACATAATATTTGCACCTTTACACTTCTATTTTTAACTTAAATTTAAACTCAGACCCATTTAATAGAATGGTGGAATTAAGCAATGGGTAATGAATGATACCTCAGTTTGACAAAAGAAAAATAATGAAGACAAGGCAGTTGGACAGGTGGACAGGTAGAAAAATTCCCAGTATTTCGATACATTTTTGAGAGAACTTTATTCATTCACAAAAAATATAGTCTGTCTGTCTATAGAGTCGAAGAGAGTCAGTCATTACTTACTTTTATATCGAATTTATGTGTTAATAAGAAATCAATTATAATGCACAGAGTAAGAGTTTTGTTTATTTATTGCTAAGAATTATGATCTCACCACGATCACTTCCTAATGCTAATTTTTGTCCTAAAAAATCCCATTTTAAACAAGATAATCCTCCTGATAAGAGGGTTGAATTTTGAGTTAAGTTTTCTGCTTTTGACCATAAAAATAACTGACCTTTTTTATTGCCACTAGCTAATAAAAGTTTTTGAGGATGAAATTGTAAATCATTAATATTACAATCATTGGAGGTTAAAACAGAGGCATCCCAACTATTATTGATTTTCATTTTTTCCCAAATAATAATATCTCCCATGGAAGAAGTAGCTAATACGGGAACTTCTTGTGATGAGATTTTTGACCAACAAAGGTTTCTGATTTTCCCTCTAAATCCTGATAATCGCCACGGGACTAAATTTCCTCCTCCCCACACTAAAACGATTTTATCAAGGGATGTCATAGCTAAATATTCCCCATCTTCAGACCACGCAATTTTCAAGGCGGCTGCATCCATTTCGATATAGAAAGGATCATCCTCCCAATTTGTAGAGTCCCAAATTTTAACACCTCCATTTCCTGCGATCGCTAAAAGTCCTATTTTAGGATTCCAAGCTAAATCTAACACGGAGGAATTTTCAAAGGGTAAAGTAATCAAAATTTCTTGAGAAACGACATCCCAAATTTTGACATAACGTCCCTCACTGAAGGCAATGCAATTTTCATGGGGATGCCAAGCTAAATTTTCTAGCCATTGTAAATTACCATCAAGGGTATTGATTAATTTTAATTCTGGTAATTGCCAAATTTTTAATTGACCATTTTGCCCCCCTACAGCTAAAAATTGACCATCGGCAGAAAAATCCAAACAGTTAATAGAGTCTTTTTTTTCGTTGGGGTTGAGAACTAATTGTGGTTTATCAGTAAAAACAAGAACTTCTCCCCCCGCAGAACTTACCGCTAATTTTCCATCTTTTGACCAACTTAAAGCTGTAATATATTCTTCTAATTCCCCTTGCCACTGTAACTCTAGTGTAAGATTATTTAGTTCAAACACTCTTTAAAATCCTCTTTTAATTGCTTTTCATCTAAATTACGTCCAATAAATACCAGCTCATTTTTACGAGTTTCTTCGGGTTTCCAAGGACGATCAATAGTTACATCAAACAACATATGCACTCCCTGAAAAACCACTCTATCATCCATTTGTGATACGTTTAAAATACCTTTCATACGGAAAATATCAGGTCCTTGAGTACGCAATAATTGTTCCATCCAGTTATATAATTTATCTAAATCTAATTCTCCTGATTCGATAATCGCTACAGAATAGACGGATTCATCATGTTCATGAGCATCTTCTGAAAGGAAATTAGGATCAATTTCTAAGGCTTTTTCTAAATCAAATGCTCTAATACCTAACAGATTATTCATGTTAATATTAGCATTTTCTGTCGGATAAATTTTGGCGATCGCATTCATCTCTCGAATACGTTTTTTCAAATCTTCTAACTCATCAAGAGTAACTAAATCTATTTTATTGAGTAAAACAATATCAGCAAAAGCAATTTGCTCTTGTGCTTCATCTGCATCCCAATGTTGATGAATGTGTTTAGTATCTACCACTGTCACTACAGCATCTAAAAGTAGTTCTGATTTTAAATCCTCATCCACAAAAAAAGTTTGTATTACTGGTGCAGGATCAGCTAATCCTGTTGTTTCAATGACAAGATGATCAAATTTATCTCGTCTTTTAAGTAGATTGCCAATAATACGCATTAAATCGCCTCTGACGGTGCAACAGATACAACCGTTATTCATTTCAAATATTTCTTCATCTGTGGAAATAACCAATTGATTATCAATGCCAACCTCACCAAATTCATTAACTATTACTGCAACTTTTTTTCCATGTTCATGGGTAAGAATATGATTAAGTAATGTGGTTTTTCCTGCACCTAAATAACCCGTTAAAACTGTTACAGGCACTAAGCTTTTATCGGTTTGTGTGAACATTGATAACTTTTTTTCTTAGATGATAACT encodes the following:
- a CDS encoding cyclopropane-fatty-acyl-phospholipid synthase family protein translates to MGYFDTLIDKFAEDKELEQAFGKHIHWGYWENPATATGTLTDFAMAANNLSKLVIEKAQISDGVTILDAGCGFGGTINLLNDTFSNLKLFGVNIDNAQIERATEIIKPQNNNQIQFINGNACDLPHFRELFDYAVALECIFAFPSREIFFQQVRKNLKSSGKLIVVDFIINPTISNFWTWFEAQILSRLITDTYGSKATNQVKFIGIKEYEKIANKTGFKLEKVIDINKNVQPTYPVINKLIVDNFNDWMTAKGLEIFSQFNLINYQILIFE
- a CDS encoding matrixin family metalloprotease, translated to MEVGKLIKKLVKIGLNPILLIFLVTLLVVNFSHFVRAENNNLPPLQVHPLPVSLQNWTSDIQEDYFNEIETHLAGYLIWSIFPVKIYLQSPDTNLSPAGLKDFQQWEKAAKMAIASWNPYLPLIEVNTLEEADILIYRRYPEFKAKINPETGLYNLPRAKAATTTVKFYLTETQPSQLRHRMTIEVNPHQTFEYLTSNITHELGHALGIWGHSLKNTDVMYFSHTKEIPAISPQDINTLKKIYQQPTRLGWNIN
- the secG gene encoding preprotein translocase subunit SecG; the encoded protein is MNVYQLVQIIWAVSCTLLIILVLLHSPKGDGLGGIGGQAQLFSSTKSAEATLNRITWILSLTFISLTVVLSAGWLNN
- the gpmI gene encoding 2,3-bisphosphoglycerate-independent phosphoglycerate mutase → MYQKEVSPVVLVILDGWGYREDTRDNAIALAKTPVMDSLLEVYPNTLINASGKAVGLPNGQMGNSEVGHLNLGAGRVVPQELVRISDAVEDGSIFKNPVLEEVCHSVLQSKGKLHLMGLCSDGGVHSHVDHLLGLLDLAKLQGISDVCVHVITDGRDTNTQVGVNYVKAIEEHIKKIGIGKIVTVCGRYYAMDRDRRWDRIKKAYDLYTNEDQGDGRSALQVIEDSYEQNINDEFIEPTRIAKGAVNSGDGVIFYNFRPDRARQICYAFTMDDFNGFEREKIDNLSFVTFTQYDPSLPVKVAFEPQQLTNILGEVIANAGLKQFRTSETEKYPHVTYFFNGGLEQPLEGEDRELVQSPMVSTYDKAPAMSAEELTMVGSKAIAKRIYSFIVINYANPDMVGHTGKLDKAQQAIETVDTCVGKLLSAINQVGGTAIITADHGNAEYMKDEDGNPWTAHTTNQVPFILVEGEGRKIIGHGGNVQLRENGKLADIAPTILEILQLPKPKEMTGESLIQKSEYQVKQNRTPVSIPV
- the thrC gene encoding threonine synthase, which gives rise to MVATKIHQPHTNHHLRTGWKGLIEEYKSYLPVTPETPIITLREGNTPLIPVPVISNMIGRNVKVFVKYDGLNPTGSFKDRGMTMAISKAKEAGAKAVICASTGNTSAAAAAYATRAGMKAFVIIPDGYVALGKLAQALIYGAEVLAIKGNFDHALTIVRQIADNYPVTLVNSVNPYRLEGQKTAAFEVVDTLGYAPDWLAIPVGNAGNITAYWMGFCQYHSENRCDILPRMMGFQASGSAPFVEGHQVLKPETVATAIRIGNPANWEKALGVKEASKGEFNAVTDSEILEAYRILGRDEGVFCEPASAASVAGVLKLKDQIPDNGTVVCVLTGNGLKDPDNAMKTSELGIRSGIEPDLQEVARIMGFD
- a CDS encoding WD40 repeat domain-containing protein, which encodes MFELNNLTLELQWQGELEEYITALSWSKDGKLAVSSAGGEVLVFTDKPQLVLNPNEKKDSINCLDFSADGQFLAVGGQNGQLKIWQLPELKLINTLDGNLQWLENLAWHPHENCIAFSEGRYVKIWDVVSQEILITLPFENSSVLDLAWNPKIGLLAIAGNGGVKIWDSTNWEDDPFYIEMDAAALKIAWSEDGEYLAMTSLDKIVLVWGGGNLVPWRLSGFRGKIRNLCWSKISSQEVPVLATSSMGDIIIWEKMKINNSWDASVLTSNDCNINDLQFHPQKLLLASGNKKGQLFLWSKAENLTQNSTLLSGGLSCLKWDFLGQKLALGSDRGEIIILSNK
- a CDS encoding GTP-binding protein yields the protein MFTQTDKSLVPVTVLTGYLGAGKTTLLNHILTHEHGKKVAVIVNEFGEVGIDNQLVISTDEEIFEMNNGCICCTVRGDLMRIIGNLLKRRDKFDHLVIETTGLADPAPVIQTFFVDEDLKSELLLDAVVTVVDTKHIHQHWDADEAQEQIAFADIVLLNKIDLVTLDELEDLKKRIREMNAIAKIYPTENANINMNNLLGIRAFDLEKALEIDPNFLSEDAHEHDESVYSVAIIESGELDLDKLYNWMEQLLRTQGPDIFRMKGILNVSQMDDRVVFQGVHMLFDVTIDRPWKPEETRKNELVFIGRNLDEKQLKEDFKECLN